One Camelina sativa cultivar DH55 chromosome 3, Cs, whole genome shotgun sequence genomic window carries:
- the LOC104776766 gene encoding nuclear pore complex protein NUP54 yields MFGTPSSSPSFGTPSSTPAFGTPSPAFGTPSSTPAFNTPSSTPAFGTPSIPSFSSSGFGSSLFSTPFSSQQPQQQQQQQQQQQQQQQPSSIFQQQPSSNFGFQSPFNNSAQQTPFPNAQLTTQMAPVAPIPYSLADRDIQAIIEAYKEDLTNAKYAFQHLLFSVTEPQYRAKPAAVSDIMWAEAMSKLEGMDSTERERLWPQLVQGFKDLSQRLKLQDEVLVSDRDRIKTTQSNVKMLQRHLQAHTFPSIERLRQKEQSLQRRMLRVMRIIESLEGKGFRLPLTKGEAELSEKLTAITRQVKGPGAELSRRVQSLQTISRAQANSIASGSSLYLPGSTKIDEQSLIDMQEVLQQETEAIGRLGNVLKRDMRDVEIMVAEDTEMTQEP; encoded by the exons atgtTCGGCACTCCGTCTTCCTCGCCGTCGTTCGGCACTCCCTCTTCCACACCCGCTTTTGGCACGCCGTCCCCGGCGTTCGGTACACCGTCATCCACGCCGGCGTTTAACACACCTTCATCTACTCCGGCGTTCGGAACGCCGTCGATTCCTTCCTTCTCATCCAGCGGATTTGGCTCCTCGCTCTTCTCTACTCCCTTCTCATctcaacaaccacaacaacagcaacaacagcaacaacagcaacagcagcagcagcagccgaGTTCAATCTTCCAGCAACAGCCATCTTCTAATTTTGGTTTTCAGTCACCGTTCAACAACTCGGCGCAGCAAACGCCTTTTCCAAATGCTCAATTGACTACTCAGATGGCTCCCGTTGCTCCGATTCCTTACTCTCTCGCCGATCGTGACATCCAG GCCATCATTGAAGCGTATAAGGAAGATCTGACGAATGCTAAGTATGCTTTTCAG CATCTTTTGTTCAGTGTGACTGAACCACAGTACCGGGCGAAGCCTGCAGCAGTATCAGAT ATAATGTGGGCAGAGGCCATGAGCAAACTTGAAGGCATGGATTCAACAGAAAGAGAACGCCTGTGGCCTCAACTTGTTCAAGGTTTCAAAGATCTTTCTCAGCGCCTTAAG cttcaagatgaagttctcGTCTCAGATAGGGATAGAATAAAAACGACTCAGAGCAATGTTAAAATG CTTCAGAGGCATTTACAAGCACATACCTTTCCATCTATTGAAAGGTTGAGACAGAAGGAGCAGAGTCTTCAAAGACGCATGTTGAGG GTTATGAGGATAATAGAGAGCTTAGAAGGGAAGGGTTTCCGATTACCCTTGACGAAAGGAGAGGCCGAACTGTCTGAGAAGTTGACCGCAATAACAAGACAg GTGAAAGGTCCTGGAGCAGAGCTTTCTAGGAGGGTGCAAAGTCTGCAGACAATATCTCGTGCTCAAGCAAATTCGATTGCTTCTGGTAGTTCCCTTTATCTCCCTGGGTCGACAAAAATAGACGAGCAGAGCCTGATCGATATGCAGGAG GTATTGCAACAGGAGACAGAAGCCATAGGAAGACTTGGGAATGTATTGAAGCGAGACATGAGGGATGTGGAAATCATGGTGGCTGAAGATACAGAAATGACTCAAGAACCATGA
- the LOC104778897 gene encoding uncharacterized protein LOC104778897, with translation MAEGKFDLPDDLIFSKSSDHLKELASDNNIPLSPQWLYTKSSDSKMDVRSPTPVPMGNPSDPNLKDAWRLDAPEDKKDWRKIVPDNETSRRWREEERETGLLGVRKADRRKTERRIDNVPTRETGDTKTTASSDRWHDVTSRAAVHEPRRDNKWSSRWGPDDKEKETRSEKVDNNNYKDKDEPHSESQSVVSSIRATSERDSDPRDKWRPRHRMEAQSAGPTSYRAAPGFGLDRGRAEGPNLGFTVGRGRASAVGRGSSTSSIGAGACTFLGNESIPDKQSASASMFRYPRGKLLDMYRKQKPDSSLGRIPTEMEEVASITQVALINPLAFIAPDADEEASLNGIWKGRIISSEVYTPSEEESSGDENSMVKYCIPDSGEXNPSDPNLKDAWRLDAPEDKKDWRKXGYLVXSSRWGPDDKEKETRSEKVDNNNKDKDEPHSESQSVXSSVSRLNSVASESYGSAFTKSSALDGSESVVASFEQDYMGKLEQPDIEVNHSEGAMPPEDFLFLYIDPQGVIQGPFIGSDIISWFEQGFFGTDLQVRLANAPEGTPFQDLGRVMSYLKAESIDAHISDQKNELEETTLKADSDAGLSIAPVAESNDSSSIIGTSRSFSVYNNPSAQDNFQRISESEVHVKPPHAEDRSFLDFSAQDEGRAGGSGYASVKSSASVHDALSEFPGQSTIPVESTKAATQNQGENKLHPFGVLWSELENGSTPVNLLPNRSYDAMGESTGSIDNWPIDSRRNTQIDPSMSLDSLAANRMAQFEHSNRFNLGDQLSSNQHHQQQFQNRDMLSHSYRGDQAQDLEQLIALQMQQQKLQLQQQQKLQLQQQQKIQLQQHQLEQEHQLHQKLLQEQQQSHARQLHFQQILQGQTPDSRFGQSHDFPRSNSVDQMLLEQQLINELQKGSGHPSQNFAPYIEQLAAGNIGQLPHEGHQRELIEHLLSTKMQSQYGPMQSQYGQMQSQHGQLQSESSRSLEYQLLQQEQLMQLANGRHNTLLEEQRHIDPLWPSDHNDQLLRTHPGIHRSRSSTGFRPLDFHQQQQRPPFEDQFGQLERNLLYQQHLRQELFEQGLPFERSASLPVSASGLNLDAVNGLGLSQGLDMRDATAHMQSSGRLGNSTLGFNHQNHRIPLSEPHFSQLEPMEGRWPGADTQVPGDWAESQMRRPGEDSNSWMIGGSTEDRSKQLFMELLHQRPGHQSAESPSMNRGNPYDRMAPLGLTPGIQTLGGLSDHGGSLNASALGARAASDEQVNRLPGDRNNMGSLHRNSSLLSGIIDSGLSNLNETQAISNMFAMNKDANDIKTWNNVPPKNEKMGRMMSYEAQDRMGKQAVLTSLVQGELPVATLGQQSSFNISDHYSDNSVGEDRKKDRLVVPSHGQDSVLLKRPPSSHSSSSHEGLLERMSDTASRTAASSYSGTEGGVRRESGAAGNKGSTSEASFSEMLKKSNSMKXEDRSKQLFMELLHQRPGHQSAESPSMNRGNPYDRMAPLGLTPGIQTLGGLSEHGGSLNASALGARAASDEQVNRLPGDRNNMGSLHRNSSLLSGIIDSGLSNLNETQAISNMFAMNKDANDIKTWNNVPPKNEKMGRMMSYEAQDRMGKQAVLTSLVQGELPVATLGQQLVVPSHGQDSVLLKRPPSSHSSSSHEGLLERMSDTASRTAASSYSGTEGGVRRESGAAGNKGSTSEASFSEMLKKSNSMKKVAAESSDATEGSKGGGGKKKGKKGRQIDPALLGFKVTSNRILMGEIHRADDF, from the exons ATGGCCGAAGGGAAGTTCGATCTGCCTGACGATCTCATCTTTTCCAAATCTTCTGATCACTTGAAAG AATTGGCCTCAGATAACAACATTCCTTTGTCTCCCCAGTGGCTTTACACCAAATCAAGCGATAGCAAGATG GATGTTCGATCTCCTACTCCTGTGCCCATGGGAAATCCAAGTGACCCTAATCTCAAGGATGCATGGCGCTTGGATGCACCTGAAGACAAAAAGGACTGGAGGAAAATTGTGCCTGACAATGAAACTAGTCGCAGATGGCgtgaagaggaaagagaaacTGGTTTACTCGGTGTCAGGAAAGCTGATCGAAGAAAAACTGAACGTCGCATCGACAATGTCCCAACCAGAGAAACTGGTGACACGAAAACCACTGCTTCTTCTGATAGGTGGCATGATGTTACTTCTCGTGCTGCTGTACATGAACCTCGCCGCGACAACAAATGGTCATCTCGCTGGGGTCCTGatgacaaagagaaagaaacccgTTCTGAGAAGgtagataataataattacaaggACAAGGATGAGCCTCATAGTGAAAGCCAATCTGTGGTTAGCAGCATCCGTGCTACTTCTGAACGGGACTCTGACCCTCGTGACAAATGGAGGCCACGTCATAGGATGGAAGCCCAGTCTGCTGGGCCGACTTCTTATCGCGCTGCACCTGGGTTTGGACTTGATAGAGGACGAGCCGAGGGCCCAAATTTAGGCTTCACTGTGGGCCGAGGAAGGGCATCTGCAGTTGGGAGGGGTTCGTCAACCTCCTCAATTGGTGCTGGTGCATGTACTTTTTTAGGAAATGAAAGTATTCCTGATAAACAAAGCGCTTCAGCCTCTATGTTTCGGTATCCAAGGGGTAAGTTGCTTGACATGTATAGAAAACAGAAGCCTGATTCTTCCCTAGGTAGGATACCGACTGAGATGGAGGAAGTTGCCTCCATTACTCAAGTGGCTTTGATCAATCCTCTTGCTTTTATTGCACCTGATGCCGACGAAGAG GCAAGCCTTAACGGCATATGGAAGGGCAGGATCATTAGTAGCGAAGTTTACACTCCATCTGAGGAAGAATCCTCAGGTGATGAAAACAGCATGG TAAAATACTGCATACCTGACTCAGGTGAGNGAAATCCAAGTGACCCTAATCTCAAGGATGCATGGCGCTTGGATGCACCTGAAGACAAAAAGGACTGGAGGAAAANG GGTTACTTGGTCNGGTCATCTCGCTGGGGTCCTGatgacaaagagaaagaaacccgTTCTGAAAAGGTAGATAATAATAACAAGGACAAGGATGAGCCTCATAGTGAAAGTCAATCTGTTNCGTCAAGCGTCTCAAGATTGAATTCAGTGGCTTCTGAGAGTTATGGATCCGCTTTTACTAAATCATCTGCACTGGATGGGAGTGAATCCGTTGTTGCGTCTTTCGAGCAAGATTATATGGGCAAGCTGGAGCAACCAGATATTGAAGTGAATCACTCAGAAGGGGCTATGCCACCTGAggattttttgttcttgtatatTGATCCTCAAGGAGTAATTCAGGGACCTTTCATTGGTTCTGACATTATTTCATGGTTTGAACAAGGGTTTTTTGGGACAGACCTACAGGTTCGCTTGGCAAATGCTCCAGAAGGAACTCCTTTTCAAGATCTAGGCAGGGTCATGTCATATTTGAAGGCAGAAAGCATCGATGCCCATATCAGTGACCAAAAGAATGAGTTAGAAGAGACTACTTTAAAAGCAGATTCAGACGCTGGTTTATCAATTGCACCTGTAGCAGAATCCAATGATTCATCCTCTATAATTGGCACATCGCGTTCTTTTTCTGTGTATAACAACCCTTCAGCTCAGGATAATTTTCAGAGAATATCTGAGTCTGAAGTTCATGTGAAACCACCACATGCTGAGGACCGAAGTTTCTTGGACTTCTCTGCTCAAGATGAAG GAAGAGCTGGAGGTTCTGGTTATGCGTCGGTTAAATCCTCTGCAAGTGTGCATGATGCATTAAGTGAATTTCCTGGTCAGTCTACTATTCCTGTTGAATCAACTAAGGCTGCTACTCAAAATCAGGGTGAGAATAAGCTGCACCCGTTTGGGGTGTTGTGGTCTGAGCTAGAGAATGGTAGTACACCAGTTAACCTGTTACCAAACAGGTCTTATGATGCAATGGGGGAGTCTACTGGTTCAATAGACAATTGGCCCATTGATTCCCGAAGAAATACGCAAATTGATCCCAGCATGTCCCTTGATTCTCTGGCTGCTAACCGGATGGCGCAGTTTGAACATTCCAACCGCTTTAACCTTGGGGATCAACTTTCATCAAATCAACATCACCAACAGCAATTCCAAAATCGGGATATGCTGTCGCATTCATATAGAGGTGATCAAGCTCAGGATCTGGAGCAATTAATAGCTCTCCAGATGCAGCAGCAGAAGCTTCAATTGCAACAGCAGCAGAAGCTTCAGTTGCAACAGCAGCAGAAGATTCAGTTGCAACAGCATCAGCTGGAACAAGAGCATCAGTTACATCAGAAGCTCTTACAAGAGCAACAACAGTCTCATGCTCGACAGTTACATTTTCAACAGATTCTACAAGGACAGACTCCTGATTCAAGGTTTGGGCAGTCACATGACTTCCCTCGATCCAACAGTGTTGATCAGATGTTGTTAGAGCAGCAGTTAATAAATGAATTGCAGAAAGGCTCTGGCCATCCGTCACAAAATTTTGCACCATACATTGAGCAACTTGCTGCAGGAAATATTGGGCAATTGCCACATGAAGGTCATCAGAGGGAGCTAATTGAACACCTACTTTCAACAAAAATGCAATCTCAATATGGACCAATGCAATCTCAATATGGACAAATGCAATCTCAACACGGACAACTGCAATCTGAATCAAGCCGGTCTTTGGAGTACCAACTGCTGCAGCAAGAGCAACTGATGCAATTGGCAAATGGAAGGCACAATACACTATTGGAGGAACAGAGACATATTGACCCTCTGTGGCCATCTGACCATAATGATCAGCTTTTAAGAACTCATCCTGGGATCCATCGTTCGCGGTCGTCGACGGGATTTAGACCACTAGACTTTCATCAACAGCAGCAGAGGCCACCCTTTGAGGATCAGTTTGGTCAACTTGAGCGTAACCTTCTGTATCAGCAACATCTTCGACAAGAATTGTTTGAGCAGGGTCTTCCATTTGAGCGATCAGCATCCTTACCTGTAAGTGCATCGGGGCTGAATCTGGATGCAGTAAATGGTCTTGGACTCTCTCAGGGTTTGGATATGCGGGATGCTACTGCCCACATGCAATCTTCGGGCAGATTGGGAAATTCTACTCTGGGTTTCAATCATCAGAATCACCGTATACCATTAAGTGAACCTCATTTTTCACAATTGGAACCAATGGAAGGACGCTGGCCTGGAGCTGATACACAAGTGCCTGGTGACTGGGCCGAATCTCAAATGAGGAGACCGGGTGAAGATTCCAACTCATGGATGATAGGTGGTTCTACAGAAGACAGGTCAAAGCAGCTTTTTATGGAGTTGCTCCACCAGAGACCCGGCCATCAATCTGCTGAGTCACCAAGCATGAACCGGGGAAATCCCTATGACCGGATGGCTCCTTTAGGCCTTACCCCAGGGATTCAAACACTTGGTGGACTTTCAGACCATGGTGGTAGTCTAAACGCTTCTGCTCTCGGGGCTCGAGCAGCTTCCGATGAACAGGTCAACAGATTACCGGGAGATAGGAACAATATGGGATCATTGCACCGTAATAGTTCCTTGCTTTCGGGAATTATTGATAGTGGGCTGTCCAATCTGAATGAAACCCAAGCCATCAGTAATATGTTTGCTATGAATAAGGACGCAAATGACATCAAAACTTGGAACAATGTGCCGCctaaaaatgagaaaatgggAAGGATGATGTCATATGAAGCCCAAGACAGAATGGGCAAGCAAGCAGTATTAACGTCCCTGGTTCAAGGGGAGCTTCCTGTTGCTACGCTTGGCCAACAGTCTTCTTTCAATATTTCGG ACCACTACAGTGACAACTCGGTTGGAGAAGATAGAAAGAAGGATAG GTTGGTAGTGCCATCACATGGGCAGGATTCGGTTTTGTTAAAAAGGCCTCCCTCGTCCCATTCTTCATCATCGCATGAAGGATTGCTCGAGCGTATGTCTGACACGGCTAGCAGGACAGCAGCAAGTTCGTATAGTGGAACTGAAG GAGGTGTGAGACGGGAATCAGGAGCAGCGGGAAACAAAGGGTCAACGTCAGAGGCATCGTTCAGTGAGATGTTGAAGAAGAGTAATAGCATGAAGAANGAAGACAGGTCAAAGCAGCTTTTTATGGAGTTGCTCCACCAGAGACCCGGCCATCAATCTGCTGAGTCACCAAGCATGAACCGGGGAAATCCCTATGACCGGATGGCTCCTTTAGGCCTTACCCCAGGGATTCAAACACTTGGTGGACTTTCAGAACATGGTGGTAGTCTAAACGCTTCTGCTCTCGGGGCTCGAGCAGCTTCCGATGAACAGGTCAACAGATTACCGGGAGATAGGAACAATATGGGATCATTGCACCGTAATAGTTCCTTGCTTTCGGGAATTATTGATAGTGGGCTGTCCAATCTGAATGAAACCCAAGCCATCAGTAATATGTTTGCTATGAATAAGGACGCAAATGACATCAAAACTTGGAACAATGTGCCGCctaaaaatgagaaaatgggAAGGATGATGTCATATGAAGCCCAAGACAGAATGGGCAAGCAAGCAGTATTAACGTCCCTGGTTCAAGGGGAGCTTCCTGTTGCTACGCTTGGCCAACA GTTGGTAGTGCCATCACATGGGCAGGATTCGGTTTTGTTAAAAAGGCCTCCCTCGTCCCATTCTTCATCATCGCATGAAGGATTGCTCGAGCGTATGTCTGACACGGCTAGCAGGACAGCAGCAAGTTCGTATAGTGGAACTGAAG GAGGTGTGAGACGGGAATCAGGAGCAGCGGGAAACAAAGGGTCAACGTCAGAGGCATCGTTCAGTGAGATGTTGAAGAAGAGTAATAGCATGAAGAAAGTGGCAGCAGAGTCATCTGATGCAACTGAAGGAAGCAAAGGTGGAGGtgggaagaagaaagggaagaaaGGGAGGCAGATAGATCCAGCTCTTCTTGGTTTCAAAGTCACCAGCAATCGCATTCTTATGGGAGAGATCCACCGCGCTGATGATTTCTAA
- the LOC104776768 gene encoding ATPase WRNIP1-like, which yields MEQLVSMGFSSDLAAEALTATGGDSIQKATDWILSHRSSPQTTTATSQPKLDRFLRPNSKTLTPAVNDDYGKRPNAKTLIPFVGDDSNKRPKLSSSSSHRQQHQPLSERMRPRILDDVVGQDHLLSPASLLRSAVESNRLPSIVFWGPPGTGKTSIAKSLINSSKDPSLYRFVSLSAVTSGVKDVRDAVESAKRLNLEGKKRTVLFMDEVHRFNKSQQDSFLPVIEDGSILFIGATTENPSFHLITPLLSRCRVLTLNPLKPNHVETLLRRAVDDCERGLSNSVEVDDSVIEFLANNCDGDARVALNALEISATMATARAGSGAVMSVDDAKEALQCKHLAYDKAGEQHYNLISALHKSMRGGDANAAIYWLARMLEAGEEPLYIARRLIRFASEDIGLADPSALTQAVACYQASHFLGMPECNVILAQCTAYLALAPKSIAVYRAIGAAQKVVKDSVGQNEGVPLHLRNAPTKLMKELGYGKEYIYPPNDPSSAVAQTYLPPSLLHYKFLEWPQDASDDLHDQEHRL from the exons ATGGAGCAGCTAGTGAGCATGGGTTTCTCCAGCGATTTGGCCGCCGAAGCTTTAACGGCCACCGGTGGGGATTCCATCCAGAAAGCCACCGACTGGATTCTCTCTCACCGTTCTTCCCCACAAACTACCACCGCCACTTCACAGCCGAAACTCGACCGCTTCCTCCGCCCCAACTCTAAAACCCTAACCCCCGCCGTCAATGATGATTACGGCAAGCGCCCCAATgccaaaaccctaatcccctTCGTGGGTGATGATTCCAACAAGCGCCCCAAGCTCTCATCATCATCCAGCCACCGCCAACAACACCAACCGTTATCGGAGCGTATGCGTCCTCGCATTCTCGACGACGTTGTAGGTCAAGACCATCTCCTCTCGCCCGCTTCTCTCCTCCGCTCCGCCGTCGAGTCCAATCGCCTCCCTTCCATTGTCTTCTGGGGTCCTCCTGGGACTGGGAAGACCTCAATCGCCAAGTCTCTCATCAATTCCTCAAAGGACCCGTCTCTGTATCGCTTCGTCTCCTTGTCTGCTGTTACTAGTGGAGTCAAAGATGTTAGAGACGCCGTTGAGAGTGCCAAAAGGCTCAATCTTGAAG GTAAAAAGAGGACTGTGTTGTTTATGGATGAGGTTCATCGGTTTAACAAGTCACAGCAAGATTCATTTTTGCCTGTTATTGAAGATGGTAGTATCCTCTTCATTGGAGCTACCACTGAGAACCCATCTTTTCATTTGATCACTCCATTGCTCTCTCGCTGCAGAGTTCTTACTCTGAATCCCTTGAAACCCAATCATGTTGAGACTCTGCTTAGACGAGCTGTAGATGATTGTGAGAGAGGACTCTCCAATAGCGTTGAGGTTGATGATTCTGTCATTGAGTTCTTGGCTAATAACTGTGATGGTGATGCACGAGTCGCGTTGAATGCTTTGGAAATCTCAGCTACCATGGCTACCGCTAGAGCCGGATCTGGGGCTGTTATGTCTGTTGATGATGCAAAGGAGGCTCTTCAATGCAAACATTTAGCCTATGACAAGGCAGGGGAACAACATTACAACCTCATAAGTGCTCTTCATAAGTCTATGAGAGGAGGAGATGCTAACGCTGCTATCTACTGGCTGGCTAGAATGCTTGAGGCTGGTGAAGAGCCGCTTTACATTGCGAGAAGACTTATAAGGTTTGCAAGCGAGGACATTGGCCTTGCCGACCCTTCAGCTCTTACTCAGGCGGTTGCGTGCTATCAAGCTTCACATTTCTTGGGTATGCCTGAATGCAATGTAATTCTCGCCCAATGCACCGCTTACTTGGCACTGGCTCCTAAATCCATTGCAGTTTACCGAGCAATAGGAGCTGCACAGAAGGTTGTGAAGGACTCTGTTGGACAGAATGAAGGAGTGCCTCTACACCTGAGGAACGCTCCAACCAAGTTAATGAAGGAACTTGGCTATggaaaagagtatatatatccTCCCAATGATCCTTCTTCTGCCGTAGCTCAGACATATCTACCTCCGTCTCTCCTGCATTATAAGTTCCTGGAATGGCCTCAAGATGCATCAGATGATCTCCATGATCAAGAACACAGGCTCTAA
- the LOC104776770 gene encoding glucose-6-phosphate 1-dehydrogenase 3, chloroplastic: MSSFSSSLSCPTYRSRTSSSPFLSNHSSLINVVDPRRSLSFHSASPQGPNLSELCVRSQQRKSVQSSALVQDGSVATKSSPAEELKDGLVTIPTIKVDNVVAESNGGGNQSTVSITVVGASGDLAKKKIFPALFALYYEGCLPEHFTIFGYARSKMTDAELRDMVSRTLTCRIDKRENCNEKMEEFLKRCFYHSGQYDSQEHFVALDKKLKEHEGGRLSNRLFYLSIPPNIFVDAVKCASSSASSVNGWTRVIVEKPFGRDSKTSAALTKSLKQYLEEDQIFRIDHYLGKELVENLSVLRFSNLIFEPLWSRQYIRNVQFIFSEDFGTEGRGGYFDNYGIIRDIMQNHLLQILALFAMETPVSLDAEDIRNEKVKVLRSMRPIQLEDVVIGQYKGQTTGGVTYPGYTDDKTVPKDSLTPTFAAAALFIDNARWDGVPFLMKAGKALHTRSAEIRVQFRHVPGNLYNRNSGTDLDQTTNELVIRVQPDEAIYLKINNKVPGLGMRLDRSNLNLLYSARYSKEIPDAYERLLLDAIEGERRLFIRSDELDAAWALFTPLLKEIEEKKTIPEFYPYGSRGPVGAHYLAAKHKVQWGDLSLES; encoded by the exons ATGTCATCGTTTTCTTCGTCTCTCTCCTGCCCTACCTACCGCTCCCGCACCTCGTCGTCTCCTTTCTTGTCGAATCATTCTTCCTTGATCAATGTTGTTGACCCACGCCGGTCACTCTCCTTCCACTCCGCTTCTCCTCAGGGGCCAAATCTATCTGAGCTCTGTGTTAGATCGCAGCAGAGGAAGTCCGTTCAGAGCTCTGCTCTAGTGCAAGATG GCTCAGTAGCCACCAAGTCAAGCCCAGCTGAGGAATTGAAAGACGGGTTGGTAACGATTCCTACAATAAAAGTAGATAATGTTGTGGCGGAGTCTAATGGCGGGGGAAACCAGTCAACAGTTAGTATCACGGTGGTCGGAGCCTCTGGTGATCTTGCTAAGAAGAAAATATTCCCAGCCCTTTTCGCACTTTACTATGAAGGCTGTCTTCCTGAG CATTTTACAATATTTGGATATGCGAGGAGTAAGATGACAGATGCTGAACTTAGAGATATGGTTAGCAGAACACTGACATGTAGAATTGATAAGAG GGAAAACTGCAACGAAAAGATGGAAGAGTTTCTCAAGAGATGTTTTTACCATTCGGGTCAGTATGATTCTCAGGAACATTTTGTTGCATTGGACAAGAAGCTCAAGGAGCATGAG GGTGGAAGACTCTCGAATCGccttttttatctttctatCCCTCCAAATATCTTTGTAGACGCAGTGAAATGTGCAAGCTCCTCTGCTTCATCTGTCAATGGATGGACTAGGGTCATCGTCGAGAAACCTTTTGGCCGAGATTCCAAAACCTCGGCTGCTTTAACAAAGTCCCTTAAGCAGTACCTGGAGGAAGACCAAATATTTAG GATAGACCATTACTTAGGAAAGGAGCTAGTTGAGAACTTGTCCGTTCTTCGTTTCTCAAACCTCATATTTGAACCGCTATGGTCAAGGCAGTATATAAGGAACGTGCAATTCATATTTTCTGAGGATTTCGGCACTGAAGGACGCGGAGG GTACTTCGACAATTACGGAATAATAAGAGATATAATGCAGAATCATCTACTTCAAATATTAGCTCTTTTCGCAATGGAAACACCAGTTAGTTTGGATGCAGAGGATATCAGAAATGAAAAG GTAAAGGTACTACGTTCAATGAGGCCAATACAACTTGAAGACGTGGTGATAGGACAGTATAAGGGGCAAACCACAGGAGGAGTTACTTATCCAGGCTATACTGATGATAAAACTGTGCCAAAAGATAGCCTGACCCCAACATTTGCTGCTGCTGCACTCTTCATCGACAATGCAAGATGGGATGGTGTACCTTTTCTTATGAAAGCTGGGAAAGCACTACACACTCGAAG TGCGGAGATAAGGGTGCAGTTCAGACATGTGCCTGGAAATTTATATAACCGAAATTCTGGTACTGATTTGGACCAGACCACAAATGAGCTCGTCATTCGCGTACAACCAGATGAAgctatatatttgaaaatcaacaacaaggtcCCTGGTTTAGGAATGAGATTAGACCGGAGTAACTTGAATCTTCTCTACTCAGCTAG GTATTCAAAGGAGATCCCAGATGCATATGAGAGGCTTCTGCTGGATGCAATCGAAGGCGAACGCAGGTTGTTCATAAGAAGCGATGAACTTGACGCTGCTTGGGCGCTGTTTACTCCATTGCTCAAAGagatagaagaaaagaagacaatTCCAGAATTCTATCCTTACGGCAGTCGTGGTCCAGTCGGTGCCCATTATCTAGCCGCAAAACACAAGGTCCAATGGGGAGACCTAAGCCTTGAATCTTGA
- the LOC104776771 gene encoding uncharacterized protein LOC104776771 codes for MKKGKVHPSPPHPLPPSSSWSKDYSLSVFKLLPAAILVLVSVLSAQDQEVLAYLITTSLSTTVSSKKKRTHKVPLLDCGCFDCYTSYWSRWDSSPNRELIHQIIEAFEDHLTTSDSPSASHKSKRNRNRAKKKGKSEEEPIAKITEPLKLTVVSDEAGAETDKSMKNIVTGRNKGLARKVLPDVLGLFSSRFLRLWNPNP; via the coding sequence ATGAAGAAAGGTAAAGTGCACCCAtctcctcctcatcctcttccaccatcttcttcttggagTAAAGATtactctctctctgtctttaaGCTTCTCCCGGCTGCGATTCTTGTTTTAGTCTCCGTTCTCTCTGCCCAAGATCAAGAAGTCCTTGCTTACTTAATCACCACGTCACTCTCCACCACCGTATctagcaagaagaagagaactcaTAAAGTTCCTCTTCTTGACTGTGGATGTTTCGATTGCTACACCAGTTACTGGTCTAGATGGGATTCCTCGCCCAACCGTGAGCTCATCCACCAGATAATAGAAGCCTTCGAAGATCATCTCACCACCAGCGACAGCCCCTCAGCGTCACACAAATCCAAGAGAAACAGGAACAGAGCAAAGAAGAAAGGTAAATCTGAAGAAGAACCCATCGCCAAGATCACAGAACCTCTGAAGCTCACGGTGGTTTCCGATGAAGCAGGAGCTGAAACAGATAAATCGATGAAGAATATAGTGACAGGGCGCAATAAGGGTTTGGCGAGGAAGGTGTTGCCGGACGTTTTGGGTTTATTCAGTTCGCGTTTCTTGAGGTTGTGGAATCCGAACCCTTAA